In Lewinellaceae bacterium, the genomic stretch TCATCACTCGGTCCCTGGGTTGATTTTGCTCGCATCAAGATCTCTCCGATGGTCCGGTAACCAGTGGAATCCCGCTGAAATAACTCTTCAAACACAGCCAGTGTAAGCTGGTAGTTTGAACTGAGATATACGGATCGTACGGTGGTAAAAAGCCCGATTCCACCGCCATTGGGATTGGTCAGGCACAACTCTCCGCCTGAGGTGGTTGAAGGGTCATCGTAAGCTGTAAATGAGCATGTAGCCGTGACAAAGAGCGGCAGCCTGTCCTTATTGCGCAGATTGTTGATATCGTTGATTTCCAAAACCCGCTCATCGGCCCATCCGCCAGGTCCTCCATGTCCAAGGTAGTTGATGACCAGTAATCCCTTGAAGAGTTCATTGGTCAGGGCGGTTTTTACAGTCGGATATCGTTCGCTGGAAGGTGTGATCTCCTGGACGAATGCATCGAAATAGATTTTTTCCAGATTGAACAGTGACAGATTGCTGAGCTTTTCTTTAGCGAGTCCTTCATTCTGTATGACGAATGCGCCGTCCTGTTCATCATCGGCCACCATGCCGATGCGTAATTTCCAGTCTCCGTAAGTGGCCGGATCGGTGTCGTAGCCTATGATTTTATCGACAACCTGCTCAGCTGTGGTGGCATTGTCAACCGGTAACCGCCCGATTGCAATATCCAGGGTGCCACGCAGTGGGTTTGCGTACCGGTCATCCGAATCATCCAGCAAGCCGAAATAATCGTCTGTTGGATAGGCGAAGATCGGTTCAAGGGAGCCAACCGTCTCATAGGTGGGGATAAAGTTTTGATCGGGCTGATTGGTGTCCAGATGCCGGTAATCGTAGGAAGCATCCCCAAACAGCAGCAGGTAACGGAATTCAGGATCCCGTTCATGCAGCATGCGGGCAAAGTCCCGGATCGCAGTAGGATCCGTTTTTCCGGCTGAAAATTCATGATACACCTGGTCGATGTTTACGGAGCTGACCCGCAGATGGCTAAATTTCCGCCGGTGTTCAGCCAGACGATTCGCTGCATCCTGATAATCGGGATGGTACAGGATAACCATATCGGTACCCTCGATCCCATGTAAATTCTGATTTGCAATGCTGCCGGCGACCTGCGGTGTACGGTGTACATCAGCCGGGTCAAAAGCCAGATATTCCTGCAATATTGCACTGTTATCGGTTGCATTGATTTGATCGCCTGCGCGCTGAGTGGATATCGCCTGCGGAATCAGCGGATCGGTTATGTTCCAGACTTGTACATTCTTAGCGGAATGGATCCGGTAAGTTGTCACAGGATTTTCGGTCGAAGCATACCACCGGAATGTAAAGGCAGAATCCGGATAAATCAGTTTACTTGTTGCATGCATTTCCAGATAGTCCAGCCACCCTTCCGTGTTGCTCCCGGCGATCGAAGGGTAGGTTACGACAACTTCGAGATTATTGCTCGTCGGCGTTATGACCTGGTTGACAATGCGTTGTCGTGCGTAGGTCGCTTCCACATCGCCTACATCGGTCCAGGCAATACTGCCGGCAAGGGAATCCTTATTGACACGGACGTAATAGGTGGAGGGTACTTCGCCGCGACCGGCAAAATTGGCAATCACCCGTAAGGGTGACCCTGCTACCCGGTTGGGCATTTGAAACCAGCCGGAATAATTTTTTGTCCTGGTATTGCTTAAATTATCACCAAACCATTGCTGCCCGGACCCGATGGTTGGTCCATATCTGGACAACAGGTTGACCTTATCTTCTTCATAATGAATATGCTGATCGAATACATCGGTCACCGATCCGGCGTCCATGACAGCCTGGGTCTGGACCCGGGCTCCCGGTCCTCCGTCGATGCGCAAATACACATAGCTGTACCTGCTAAACGGATTCATTTTAAAGTGATCCAGTCCGTCACTGGGATCGTACCTCCAGGCAGAAGGTCCTTCGGCATAGATCAATACAAAATCCTGCGCATCAAATTTGCCATCCTCCTCGCCACTGACCCATACCGGGATCTCCTGAAGATCATCTGTCCGTTCTGCATAAACTGACGTAGGCAGAGGACCTCCCCGGTGTCCATAAAATTTCAACACCTTTGGATTGATCTGATCGATGTTGATCTTTAATTCGGATTTGAAAAAATTGTAGTCCAGGCGGTAGATCCCATCGTTGGCTATCTGAATCTGGTACCATTCACCCGTGGATAATACCGATTGGGTAACAAAGTTATCCAACGGGCCGTTCAGGAAAAAATTGGCAGTATTTTGGTGGGCTTTAGGCGCAGGATACCAGGACAGCATAAACAGAAATCCAGGTAAAAGCATTATCCGGCGCAGATTCATGTCAAAATTTGTTTAAGATATTATTCATTCAAACGAAAGATAAAGCCGATACGTTACATACCAGGACGAGAACCAATGTAAAATTACGGACATTAACATCACCAACAAGCGCATTGCACGTATTTTGAACCAAGTTGTACGCATGGT encodes the following:
- the porU gene encoding type IX secretion system sortase PorU; this translates as MNLRRIMLLPGFLFMLSWYPAPKAHQNTANFFLNGPLDNFVTQSVLSTGEWYQIQIANDGIYRLDYNFFKSELKINIDQINPKVLKFYGHRGGPLPTSVYAERTDDLQEIPVWVSGEEDGKFDAQDFVLIYAEGPSAWRYDPSDGLDHFKMNPFSRYSYVYLRIDGGPGARVQTQAVMDAGSVTDVFDQHIHYEEDKVNLLSRYGPTIGSGQQWFGDNLSNTRTKNYSGWFQMPNRVAGSPLRVIANFAGRGEVPSTYYVRVNKDSLAGSIAWTDVGDVEATYARQRIVNQVITPTSNNLEVVVTYPSIAGSNTEGWLDYLEMHATSKLIYPDSAFTFRWYASTENPVTTYRIHSAKNVQVWNITDPLIPQAISTQRAGDQINATDNSAILQEYLAFDPADVHRTPQVAGSIANQNLHGIEGTDMVILYHPDYQDAANRLAEHRRKFSHLRVSSVNIDQVYHEFSAGKTDPTAIRDFARMLHERDPEFRYLLLFGDASYDYRHLDTNQPDQNFIPTYETVGSLEPIFAYPTDDYFGLLDDSDDRYANPLRGTLDIAIGRLPVDNATTAEQVVDKIIGYDTDPATYGDWKLRIGMVADDEQDGAFVIQNEGLAKEKLSNLSLFNLEKIYFDAFVQEITPSSERYPTVKTALTNELFKGLLVINYLGHGGPGGWADERVLEINDINNLRNKDRLPLFVTATCSFTAYDDPSTTSGGELCLTNPNGGGIGLFTTVRSVYLSSNYQLTLAVFEELFQRDSTGYRTIGEILMRAKSTQGPSDENARKFTLIGDPALKLAIPPYQVTTKSINTVPVSELTDTIRALQRVTIQGEVLTPAGELSSDFNGDLFITIYDKASKVSTLQQNAGSPQIEFEIQKNILYKGKTAVNQGQFSVEFIVPKDINYTYGPGKISYYAQAQDRDAWGVYENIVIGGTNPESNADTEGPVINLYMNNTLFLNNGITDENPILLVNLEDESGINVSGNSIGHDLEAILDGDTRNRVNLNSFYEASPAGFNAGTVKYPYSGLTPGPHQIRVKAWDIYNNNSEATIDFVVVAGQQLQIKSISAYPNPAQNEVHFVVAHNGGSGLLQAEVYLYNTLGQKVAQLQGQVADPGYRTEVVVWGNLDEAFPPLSSGIYFYQIVLSQANGDQTKVAKSDLQKLVIAR